From a single Apium graveolens cultivar Ventura chromosome 2, ASM990537v1, whole genome shotgun sequence genomic region:
- the LOC141684318 gene encoding homeobox-leucine zipper protein ATHB-52-like → MNNFRNSQNQKHYTCNSNKKKRLTEEQVRLLEESFNGNNRLEPERKLQLAHELGIPPRQIAIWYQNKRARWKNQSLELDYTAIHIRLEAALAQKRQLEKEVQRLRVELQRSQAQFLPQEQVQMVQAQPPPQLVSVSSIDSNCDEVGSSSLHDDQVNCSWMNDHEQAALRVQEFYACLMGTNESNFN, encoded by the coding sequence ATGAATAATTTCAGAAACTCCCAAAACCAAAAGCACTATACTTGTAACAGCAACAAGAAGAAGAGGCTTACAGAAGAGCAAGTAAGGCTACTAGAGGAGAGTTTCAACGGCAACAACCGGCTCGAACCGGAGCGAAAACTGCAGCTGGCACATGAACTAGGCATCCCTCCAAGACAAATTGCCATCTGGTACCAAAACAAGCGTGCTCGTTGGAAGAATCAGAGCCTGGAGCTGGATTATACCGCGATTCACATTCGTTTAGAAGCTGCACTGGCTCAAAAAAGGCAGCTAGAGAAGGAGGTCCAACGGCTTCGAGTTGAGCTGCAGAGATCACAAGCACAATTTTTACCGCAAGAACAAGTGCAGATGGTGCAAGCGCAACCTCCTCCTCAGCTCGTTTCGGTTTCTTCGATTGATAGTAATTGTGATGAAGTGGGGAGCTCGAGCTTGCACGATGATCAGGTGAATTGTTCGTGGATGAATGATCATGAACAGGCTGCTTTGCGAGTTCAGGAATTTTATGCGTGTTTGATGGGCACAAATGAATCGAATTTTAACTGA